The following proteins come from a genomic window of Dreissena polymorpha isolate Duluth1 chromosome 1, UMN_Dpol_1.0, whole genome shotgun sequence:
- the LOC127869253 gene encoding cytochrome P450 2U1-like, with translation MFAASILNLHLLPDVTSVLVFIVTFLLIYWSTRRHPGIPPGPGRWPIIGNLGSLAGPDKLKVFRDLRRKYGDVFALYFGSELTVFLNGYDAIKDAFLKQGRHFSFRPENDFAKRYIVSDLVFGNGSEWKSKRLYIMNAFRDICFTRNGAVLEQIVHEELDLLIEHLTQIKEPFCPRKTMSLSFASVVFNILHGKRPERDDKRFLWYLDTVDKGFHMFLSSQVRHYCFPWFDKLPGDLLRLRYARDMSASHIDYFEEVFKEREATALKGSRDCLLDFFLSEDSPVTRDEIWKCHEDLMAAGSETSATTLTWMILFLALNPDVQDKLHAEITRKVGKEVPTISDRSEIPYVEAVILETLRIGSNVPLGVPHFVKEDVSFRGFLIPKGTTVIANLSSTHHDSSVFHDPFAFRPERFLDESGRVLQPSEQVIPFSMGQRSCLGETIARIELFLYVTRIVQNVQFKLPAGCKRPTLNGVFGLTYRPEDYNVDIEKRN, from the coding sequence ATGTTCGCTGCATCGATATTGAATTTACATTTACTACCGGACGTTACAAGTGTACTTGTTTTCATTGTGACATTTCTACTGATTTACTGGTCAACTCGGAGACATCCTGGCATACCTCCTGGTCCTGGTCGCTGGCCAATCATCGGCAACCTGGGGTCGCTGGCTGGACCGGACAAACTCAAGGTGTTTCGAGATCTTCGCCGTAAATACGGCGACGTGTTTGCATTGTATTTTGGTTCGGAACTTACCGTTTTTCTGAACGGCTACGACGCTATAAAGGATGCGTTCTTAAAGCAAGGTCGCCATTTTTCATTTCGTCCAGAGAATGACTTCGCAAAGCGGTATATAGTTAGTGATCTGGTATTCGGGAATGGTTCGGAGTGGAAATCCAAACGTTTGTATATAATGAATGCGTTCCGTGATATATGTTTTACCAGAAATGGCGCCGTCTTGGAGCAAATTGTGCACGAGGAATTAGACTTGctaattgaacatttaacacaAATCAAAGAACCGTTTTGTCCTAGGAAAACGATGTCACTAAGTTTTGCCAGTGTGGTGTTTAACATTCTTCACGGTAAACGTCCAGAACGCGATGATAAACGCTTTCTGTGGTATCTTGACACAGTTGACAAGGGGTTTCATATGTTTCTTAGCAGTCAGGTGCGGCATTATTGTTTTCCATGGTTTGACAAACTTCCGGGTGACCTGCTTCGATTACGATATGCAAGGGATATGTCAGCATCGCATATCGACTATTTTGAGGAAGTATTTAAGGAGAGGGAGGCGACTGCCCTAAAAGGATCCCGGGACTGCTTGTTAGATTTCTTCTTATCCGAGGACTCCCCAGTGACACGTGACGAGATTTGGAAATGCCACGAAGACCTCATGGCGGCGGGAAGTGAAACATCGGCTACCACACTGACATGGATGATACTATTTCTAGCTCTCAATCCAGACGTTCAGGACAAATTACACGCCGAAATCACGCGCAAAGTCGGTAAAGAGGTACCCACGATTAGTGACCGCTCCGAAATTCCATACGTGGAAGCAGTGATACTGGAAACTTTACGGATTGGTAGCAACGTGCCATTGGGTGTGCCCCATTTCGTAAAGGAGGACGTGTCATTTAGAGGTTTCTTAATACCCAAAGGCACAACTGTCATCGCCAATTTAAGCTCCACGCACCACGATTCTTCAGTGTTTCATGACCCTTTCGCATTTAGGCCAGAGCGTTTCTTAGACGAATCCGGTCGTGTTTTGCAACCATCGGAGCAAGTGATCCCATTTTCTATGGGTCAAAGGTCGTGTTTAGGGGAAACTATCGCACGTATCGAACTGTTTTTGTATGTTACAAGGATCGTGCAAAACGTTCAGTTCAAACTGCCGGCTGGTTGCAAACGGCCAACACTTAATGGTGTTTTTGGACTGACGTACAGACCCGAGGATTATAATGTAGATATCGAGAAGAGAAATTAG